The Solibacillus sp. FSL R7-0682 genome includes a window with the following:
- the rlmB gene encoding 23S rRNA (guanosine(2251)-2'-O)-methyltransferase RlmB → MIAGKNPVLEALRSGREINKVWIAEGVKKTGVQELMDLAKEQGVLVQFVPKQKIDKLADNHQGIVASVAAYNYAELDDLFQAAKNKNEDPFFLILDELEDPHNLGSIMRTADAIGAHGIIIPKRRAVGLTAVVAKASTGAIEHVPVVRVTNLAQTVDELKDRGVWIAGTDAKGSADYRNMDATLPLALIIGSEGKGMSRLLKDKCDFLYHLPMVGHVTSLNASVAAALLMYEVYRKRQEANG, encoded by the coding sequence ATGATTGCAGGGAAAAACCCGGTATTAGAAGCACTACGTTCAGGCCGTGAAATTAACAAGGTATGGATTGCTGAAGGGGTCAAAAAAACAGGTGTACAAGAGTTAATGGACTTAGCAAAAGAGCAAGGTGTATTAGTTCAATTTGTTCCAAAGCAAAAAATTGATAAATTAGCCGATAATCATCAAGGAATCGTAGCATCAGTAGCAGCTTATAATTATGCGGAACTAGATGATTTATTCCAAGCAGCTAAAAACAAAAATGAAGATCCGTTTTTCTTAATTTTAGATGAATTAGAGGATCCGCATAATTTAGGGTCGATTATGCGTACAGCAGATGCGATCGGTGCTCACGGGATTATTATTCCGAAGCGTCGCGCGGTTGGCTTAACAGCCGTCGTTGCAAAAGCATCAACAGGCGCAATTGAACACGTACCTGTTGTACGTGTGACAAATTTAGCACAAACTGTGGACGAGCTAAAAGACCGCGGTGTTTGGATTGCAGGTACAGATGCAAAAGGTTCAGCAGATTATCGTAATATGGATGCAACATTACCGCTTGCATTAATTATTGGTAGTGAAGGTAAAGGGATGAGCCGTCTCTTAAAGGATAAATGTGATTTCTTGTACCACTTACCAATGGTTGGTCATGTAACATCACTTAATGCCTCAGTAGCAGCTGCGTTGCTGATGTATGAAGTGTACCGCAAACGTCAAGAAGCTAACGGATGA
- a CDS encoding Mini-ribonuclease 3, which yields MQNLTAHDVKQLNALAVAYMGDAVLEQRIREHLILSGRAKPNTLHKEATSYVSAKSQSMIVHRMMDEDYLTEEELAAFRRGRNAKSGSVPKNTDVRTYRNSSGFEAVLGSLFLCKEHERVNEIIDYAIQIVEQSKGV from the coding sequence ATGCAAAACTTAACAGCACATGATGTCAAACAACTCAATGCCCTCGCCGTTGCTTATATGGGTGACGCGGTACTAGAGCAAAGAATTCGTGAACATTTAATTTTATCAGGCAGGGCCAAGCCGAATACACTTCATAAAGAAGCAACAAGCTACGTATCAGCAAAATCTCAGTCGATGATCGTCCATCGCATGATGGACGAAGATTATTTAACGGAAGAGGAACTCGCAGCTTTTCGACGTGGTCGTAATGCCAAATCAGGTTCAGTCCCTAAAAATACAGATGTACGAACGTATCGAAATAGTTCTGGTTTTGAAGCGGTTCTAGGGAGTTTATTTTTATGCAAAGAGCACGAACGTGTAAATGAAATTATTGACTACGCAATTCAAATTGTAGAACAGTCAAAAGGAGTGTAA
- the cysS gene encoding cysteine--tRNA ligase has protein sequence MSIQIFNTLTRQKEPFIPLEEGKVKMYVCGPTVYNYIHIGNSRPVIVYDTVRRYLQYAGYDVKFVSNFTDVDDKIIKAANELGEATSELTERFIAAYFEDITALGCKKADAHPRVTEHMDDIIQFVQVLIDKGFAYESQGDVYYRTRKFNGYGKLSHQSIDDLKVGARIEAGEKKEDPLDFALWKSAKPGEVKWDSPWGAGRPGWHIECSVMAREHLGDTIDIHAGGQDLTFPHHENEIAQSEAHNDKAFARYWMHNGYINIDNEKMSKSLGNFILVNDIRQQIDPQVLRFFMLSVHYRHPINFAQDLVEAAKNGLDRIRTAYANVEHRLEASAGLAENSEDWLAKIVQIKVDFEAAMNDDFNTANAISALFELSRIANVYLNESNTDPQVLQAILNMFNTIGDVLGVQVKVEAGLLDEEIEALIEERNMARKNHDFARSDEIRDQLLNMDIVLEDTRQGTRWKRGQ, from the coding sequence ATGAGTATTCAAATATTCAATACCTTGACACGTCAAAAAGAACCTTTTATTCCTTTAGAAGAAGGAAAAGTAAAAATGTATGTATGTGGTCCAACTGTATACAACTATATTCATATCGGCAATTCTAGACCGGTTATAGTTTATGATACAGTACGCCGCTATTTACAATATGCAGGATACGATGTGAAATTTGTTTCGAACTTCACAGATGTAGACGACAAAATTATAAAAGCGGCAAATGAGCTAGGTGAAGCAACATCAGAGCTTACGGAGCGTTTTATTGCAGCATACTTTGAAGATATTACAGCTTTAGGTTGCAAAAAGGCAGATGCACATCCTCGAGTAACAGAGCACATGGATGATATTATTCAATTTGTTCAAGTGCTAATTGATAAAGGCTTTGCATATGAATCACAAGGTGATGTTTACTATCGCACGCGTAAATTCAATGGTTACGGCAAATTATCGCACCAATCTATTGATGATTTAAAAGTAGGAGCGCGTATTGAAGCGGGTGAAAAGAAGGAAGACCCGCTAGATTTCGCATTATGGAAATCAGCGAAGCCAGGTGAAGTGAAATGGGATTCTCCATGGGGTGCAGGGCGTCCGGGCTGGCATATTGAATGTTCGGTAATGGCTCGTGAGCATTTAGGAGACACAATTGACATCCATGCGGGAGGTCAAGATTTAACATTCCCTCACCATGAAAATGAAATTGCACAATCAGAGGCTCATAATGATAAGGCATTTGCGCGTTATTGGATGCACAACGGGTATATCAATATTGATAACGAAAAAATGTCAAAATCATTAGGGAACTTTATTTTAGTAAATGATATTCGCCAGCAAATCGATCCGCAAGTTTTGCGATTCTTTATGTTATCTGTACATTACCGCCATCCAATTAATTTTGCGCAAGATTTAGTGGAAGCAGCGAAAAATGGTTTAGACCGTATTCGAACAGCCTATGCGAATGTCGAGCATCGTTTAGAGGCATCTGCTGGATTAGCTGAAAATAGTGAAGATTGGTTGGCAAAAATTGTTCAAATAAAAGTCGACTTTGAAGCGGCTATGAATGACGATTTTAATACAGCAAATGCTATTTCCGCACTATTTGAACTTTCTCGCATCGCAAACGTTTATTTAAACGAGAGCAATACGGACCCGCAAGTATTACAAGCTATCTTAAATATGTTCAATACAATTGGGGATGTATTAGGCGTGCAAGTGAAAGTAGAAGCGGGTTTATTGGATGAAGAGATTGAAGCATTAATTGAAGAACGAAATATGGCCCGTAAAAACCACGATTTTGCACGTTCAGATGAGATTCGTGACCAATTGTTAAATATGGATATTGTACTAGAAGATACTCGCCAAGGAACACGCTGGAAACGAGGTCAGTAA
- the epsC gene encoding serine O-acetyltransferase EpsC: MFIRMKEDIDNIFENDPAARSVLEVVLTYSGLHAIWSHRIAHWFFKRKFFFIARAISQITRFFTGIEIHPGAKIGRRFFIDHGMGVVIGETCEIGNDVTLYQGVTLGGTGKEKGKRHPTLEDGVLVATGAKVLGSITVGANSKIGAGSVVLKEVPPNATVVGIPGKVVMIDGVRTEAKRLDHQNIPDPVGDRCDMLEKTIEALHQEIANLKKERQL, translated from the coding sequence ATGTTTATAAGGATGAAAGAGGATATAGATAATATTTTTGAAAATGACCCAGCAGCACGAAGCGTGTTGGAAGTGGTGTTAACCTATTCAGGTTTACATGCGATATGGTCGCATCGTATTGCGCATTGGTTTTTCAAACGAAAATTTTTCTTTATTGCACGTGCGATTTCTCAAATTACCCGTTTCTTTACAGGAATTGAAATTCACCCTGGAGCAAAAATTGGCCGACGCTTTTTCATAGACCATGGTATGGGAGTAGTGATTGGGGAAACATGTGAAATTGGAAATGATGTAACACTTTATCAAGGAGTAACACTTGGTGGTACTGGTAAAGAAAAAGGGAAACGTCATCCAACGTTAGAGGATGGTGTCTTAGTAGCAACAGGGGCAAAGGTGCTCGGCTCAATTACGGTGGGCGCGAATAGTAAAATCGGCGCCGGCTCGGTCGTATTAAAAGAAGTGCCACCCAATGCTACGGTTGTAGGTATTCCAGGTAAGGTTGTAATGATTGATGGTGTGCGAACAGAAGCGAAAAGATTAGATCATCAAAACATACCTGACCCAGTAGGCGACCGCTGTGATATGTTAGAAAAAACGATTGAAGCATTGCACCAAGAAATTGCGAATTTAAAGAAGGAGCGACAATTATGA
- the gltX gene encoding glutamate--tRNA ligase produces the protein MTKSVRVRYAPSPTGFLHIGGARTALFNYLYAKHHNGTFVVRIEDTDIERNVEGGEASQLDNLRWLGITPDETIDIGGPYAPYRQMERLEIYKEHAEKMLEAGQAYKCFCSSEELEASRESQKAQGVAAPTYNGKCRHLSAEEVASKEASGIPYTIRMRVPADTTYKFTDLVRGDVTFESKDIGDWVLVKANGIPTYNYAVVLDDHFMDITHVFRGEEHLSNTPKQMMIFDAFGWEYPEYGHMTLIVNEERKKLSKRDESIIQFVTQYKDLGYLPEAMFNFFALLGWSPEGEEEIFSHDEFIKLFDEKRLSKSPSMFDKTKLTWMNNQYIKKLSREEVVALALPHLQKANLLPAELTAKEHAWAAELIGLYHEQMSFGAEIVELTSLFFTDEIAYDEEAKEVLAGETVPAVMASFKTQLEGLETFDADSIKAAIKAVQKETGAKGKNLFMPIRVVTTGQTHGPELPNAIALIGKEKAIARVEKFAN, from the coding sequence ATGACGAAATCAGTCCGCGTTCGTTATGCACCATCGCCAACAGGATTTTTACACATCGGTGGCGCACGTACAGCGTTATTCAACTATTTATATGCAAAACATCACAACGGTACTTTCGTAGTACGTATTGAAGATACAGATATCGAACGTAACGTAGAGGGCGGAGAAGCTTCTCAGTTAGATAACTTACGTTGGTTAGGTATTACGCCAGACGAGACAATTGATATCGGTGGTCCATACGCACCATACCGTCAAATGGAACGTTTAGAAATTTATAAAGAGCATGCTGAAAAAATGCTAGAAGCGGGCCAAGCGTACAAATGTTTCTGTTCTTCAGAAGAATTAGAAGCATCACGTGAATCTCAAAAAGCACAAGGTGTAGCTGCACCGACTTATAACGGGAAATGTCGTCACTTATCAGCGGAAGAAGTAGCATCAAAAGAAGCTTCTGGTATTCCATACACAATTCGTATGCGTGTTCCTGCTGATACAACATATAAATTTACGGACTTAGTGCGTGGGGATGTAACATTCGAATCGAAGGATATCGGGGATTGGGTTCTTGTAAAAGCAAACGGGATTCCGACGTATAACTATGCAGTCGTATTAGATGATCACTTTATGGACATCACACATGTATTCCGCGGGGAAGAGCATTTATCAAATACACCTAAACAAATGATGATATTTGATGCGTTTGGTTGGGAATACCCTGAATACGGTCATATGACATTAATTGTTAATGAAGAACGCAAAAAGTTATCAAAACGTGACGAGTCGATTATTCAATTCGTTACACAATATAAGGATCTTGGTTATTTACCAGAAGCGATGTTTAACTTCTTCGCATTACTTGGCTGGTCTCCAGAAGGGGAAGAAGAAATCTTCTCCCACGATGAGTTCATCAAACTATTCGACGAAAAACGTTTATCAAAATCACCATCAATGTTTGATAAAACAAAGCTTACTTGGATGAATAATCAGTACATTAAAAAGCTATCTCGTGAAGAAGTAGTTGCTTTAGCATTACCTCATTTACAAAAAGCAAATTTACTTCCTGCTGAGTTAACTGCAAAAGAGCATGCTTGGGCTGCTGAATTAATTGGTCTTTACCATGAGCAAATGAGCTTTGGCGCGGAAATCGTAGAATTAACAAGCCTATTCTTCACAGATGAAATAGCATATGATGAAGAAGCGAAGGAAGTATTAGCTGGTGAAACGGTTCCAGCTGTAATGGCTTCATTCAAAACGCAATTAGAAGGTTTAGAAACGTTTGATGCAGATTCAATTAAAGCGGCGATTAAAGCTGTTCAAAAAGAAACAGGCGCGAAAGGTAAAAACTTATTCATGCCAATCCGTGTTGTGACGACTGGTCAAACACACGGTCCAGAATTACCAAACGCTATCGCATTAATTGGAAAAGAAAAAGCGATTGCTCGTGTAGAGAAATTTGCAAATTAA
- the ispF gene encoding 2-C-methyl-D-erythritol 2,4-cyclodiphosphate synthase — protein sequence MFRIGQGFDVHEFAEGRPLILGGITIPHERGLLGHSDADVLLHTVTDAALGAIGEGDIGRHFPDTDPEWKDADSAKLLAYIWKMVEERGYKLGNVDCTIMAQRPKMAPYIEPMRNRIAELLNADPSQVNVKATTTEKLGFVGREEGIAAMATILLIQA from the coding sequence ATGTTTCGAATTGGACAAGGCTTTGATGTTCACGAATTTGCAGAAGGACGTCCTTTGATTTTAGGTGGCATTACGATACCACATGAGCGTGGCTTATTAGGGCATTCGGATGCAGACGTGTTATTACATACTGTAACAGATGCAGCACTAGGAGCTATCGGTGAAGGGGATATCGGTCGTCACTTCCCGGATACAGACCCGGAATGGAAGGATGCGGACTCAGCTAAGCTACTTGCGTATATTTGGAAGATGGTAGAGGAGCGCGGCTATAAATTAGGAAATGTTGATTGCACAATTATGGCACAACGTCCTAAAATGGCTCCGTATATTGAACCAATGCGTAATCGTATCGCAGAGCTTTTGAATGCAGATCCATCACAAGTAAATGTGAAAGCAACAACAACGGAAAAGTTGGGCTTCGTTGGTCGTGAAGAAGGTATTGCGGCAATGGCAACGATTTTATTAATCCAAGCTTAA
- the ispD gene encoding 2-C-methyl-D-erythritol 4-phosphate cytidylyltransferase codes for MRYEVVLPAAGSGKRMGAGQNKLFLRLLDRPILVHTLQVFEQDENCTGIWLAVKDEERPFIQSLLDKYQISKVKGLPTGGAERQHSVHSCIKEMNAVDVVLVHDAARPFITLSTIAELSKIAYEKGAAIAGVRAKDTMKVVHNGLIKETVDRDSLWMVQTPQAFKFDLLVEAEDVAEKVGFLGTDEAMLVERLGHEIHMVESSYENVKMTTQEDLIFGEAILNRRNAIQ; via the coding sequence TTGCGTTATGAAGTTGTTTTGCCTGCAGCAGGTAGTGGAAAGCGTATGGGAGCAGGTCAAAATAAATTGTTTTTACGTTTATTAGACAGGCCTATATTAGTGCATACATTGCAGGTATTTGAGCAAGATGAAAATTGCACAGGAATATGGCTAGCAGTAAAAGACGAAGAACGTCCATTTATACAATCATTATTAGATAAATACCAAATTTCGAAAGTGAAGGGCTTGCCAACAGGTGGTGCAGAGCGCCAACATTCTGTACATTCATGTATAAAAGAAATGAATGCAGTAGATGTTGTACTTGTCCACGATGCTGCGCGTCCATTTATTACGCTTTCAACGATTGCAGAGCTTTCAAAAATAGCCTATGAAAAAGGTGCTGCCATTGCGGGTGTACGTGCGAAAGATACAATGAAAGTTGTGCACAATGGTCTCATTAAAGAAACGGTAGACCGCGATTCGTTATGGATGGTTCAAACCCCACAGGCATTCAAGTTTGATTTATTAGTGGAGGCAGAAGATGTTGCGGAAAAGGTCGGCTTTTTAGGAACAGATGAAGCTATGCTAGTAGAGCGATTAGGTCATGAAATTCACATGGTGGAAAGCAGCTATGAGAATGTTAAAATGACAACGCAGGAAGATTTAATTTTTGGTGAAGCAATATTAAATCGTCGTAATGCAATACAATAA
- a CDS encoding PIN/TRAM domain-containing protein — translation MLKKVIQVAFLFIGGALGLIFLPPLYEFMNLSSHPWLNNPYFSVAIGAALLFVLSFALSDYFVKLITWLEEVLFKLPAADLLFGTLGLIVGLSVATLAGVAINQMNIPFVTAVVPAILSIVLGYLGFRLGFSKRDELLQIFSGKSTGKKRVNDSTNKEVQEHYKLLDTSVIIDGRIADISATGFVEGVLVVPQFVLTELQHIADSSDTLKRTRGRRGLDILKRLQDERASKVLITEIDFEDVSEVDLKLVRLAKKMDAQILTNDFNLNKVCELHRVQVLNINDLANAVKPVVIPGEDMQVVVIKDGKEHNQGVAYLDDGTMIVVEGGRSYIGQAITVTVTSVLQTSAGRMIFAKPKED, via the coding sequence ATGTTAAAGAAAGTTATTCAAGTAGCATTCTTATTTATCGGTGGAGCATTAGGTCTAATTTTCTTACCGCCATTATACGAATTTATGAATTTATCATCCCATCCATGGCTTAATAATCCATATTTTAGTGTTGCAATCGGTGCTGCTTTATTATTCGTATTATCTTTTGCATTATCTGATTACTTTGTTAAGTTAATAACGTGGTTAGAGGAAGTTTTATTTAAATTACCTGCTGCAGATTTATTATTCGGGACTTTAGGCTTGATTGTTGGGCTAAGCGTTGCCACTTTAGCAGGTGTTGCCATCAATCAAATGAATATTCCCTTTGTAACGGCTGTAGTGCCAGCAATATTATCCATTGTTTTAGGATATTTAGGATTCCGTTTAGGCTTTAGTAAGCGTGATGAATTATTACAAATATTTTCTGGGAAATCCACTGGAAAAAAACGTGTGAATGATTCAACGAATAAAGAGGTACAAGAGCATTATAAATTACTTGATACGAGTGTCATTATTGATGGACGTATTGCAGATATTTCAGCGACGGGCTTTGTAGAAGGTGTTCTTGTTGTACCGCAGTTTGTGTTAACTGAATTACAGCATATTGCGGACTCTTCAGATACGTTAAAACGTACACGTGGTCGACGAGGACTAGATATTTTAAAACGCCTACAAGACGAGCGTGCTTCAAAAGTACTTATTACAGAAATTGATTTTGAAGACGTATCTGAGGTGGATTTAAAATTAGTACGCTTAGCGAAAAAAATGGATGCACAAATTTTAACGAATGATTTTAACTTAAATAAAGTATGTGAATTACACCGTGTTCAAGTATTAAATATTAATGATTTGGCAAATGCCGTAAAACCTGTTGTTATTCCAGGGGAAGATATGCAAGTCGTAGTGATTAAGGACGGGAAAGAGCATAACCAAGGTGTTGCCTATTTAGATGATGGTACAATGATCGTTGTTGAGGGTGGTCGTAGCTATATAGGTCAGGCGATTACTGTGACGGTGACGAGCGTATTACAAACGTCAGCTGGTCGAATGATCTTTGCAAAGCCAAAAGAAGATTAG
- a CDS encoding acetate uptake transporter, which translates to MNTTKDIKISTADPSAIGLFGLAIVTFVASTQKLGWTDGLGLVLPWALFLGGIAQFYASVLDSKHNNTFGTTAFGAYGLFWMGVGMSWLVQAGVFGEALQASVDTRQLGVVYLGYLIFTIFMTIGAAETNKVLFAIFVMIDLLFIGLSLSSFGIMEHGMHLLAAYSELVIALLSFYGAGANVLNKHFGFNFLPIGKPFGIFTREAFEKKSSTAKA; encoded by the coding sequence TTGAATACAACAAAAGATATTAAAATTTCTACTGCCGATCCATCAGCAATCGGTTTATTCGGTTTAGCGATCGTTACATTCGTAGCATCAACACAAAAGCTTGGTTGGACAGATGGTTTAGGCCTAGTGCTTCCTTGGGCACTATTTTTAGGGGGCATTGCACAATTTTACGCTTCAGTTTTAGACTCGAAACACAATAATACATTTGGGACAACAGCTTTCGGCGCATACGGTTTATTCTGGATGGGTGTTGGGATGAGCTGGTTAGTACAAGCGGGTGTATTTGGCGAAGCATTACAAGCTTCTGTCGATACACGTCAATTAGGCGTTGTGTACTTAGGCTACTTAATCTTCACCATCTTCATGACAATTGGCGCAGCTGAAACGAACAAAGTATTATTCGCAATTTTTGTTATGATTGATTTATTATTTATCGGCTTATCATTAAGCTCTTTCGGTATTATGGAGCATGGTATGCACTTATTAGCAGCTTACTCTGAATTGGTCATCGCATTATTATCGTTCTACGGTGCGGGTGCAAACGTATTAAACAAACATTTCGGCTTTAACTTTTTACCAATTGGAAAGCCATTCGGTATTTTTACACGTGAAGCATTTGAAAAAAAATCTTCAACAGCTAAAGCCTAA
- the radA gene encoding DNA repair protein RadA, whose product MAKKKSKFMCSSCGYEAAKWMGRCPGCGEWNTMNEEVEVISKGPRGAFQHSSTTTKATPIIHVEVQEETRIVTQMDEFNRVLGGGIVPDSLVLIGGDPGIGKSTLLLQVSALLSNQGKRVLYISGEESVRQTKLRAERLGVKSAELYIYSETNLEFLNQTIEEVQPKFVIVDSIQTVHHPEVTSAPGSVSQVRECTAELMRIAKTKNIAIFLVGHVTKEGQIAGPRILEHMVDTVLYFEGERHHNHRILRSQKNRFGSTNEIAIFEMLQGGLKEVLNPSELFLQERSQGAPGSTIVASMEGTRPILVEIQSLVTPTSFNYPKRMATGVDQNRVQLLMAVLEKRMGMMLQAQDAYIKVAGGVKLDEPAIDLAVLTSIVSSFKDQAVRPTDCFIGEVGLTGEVRRVSRIEQRVQEAAKLGFQRAFIPASNIGGWEFPAGIQVVGVETISDSLRASFQDL is encoded by the coding sequence ATGGCAAAGAAAAAATCAAAATTTATGTGTAGTAGCTGTGGCTATGAAGCAGCAAAATGGATGGGGCGTTGTCCTGGATGTGGCGAGTGGAATACGATGAACGAGGAAGTCGAGGTTATTTCAAAAGGACCTCGTGGAGCATTCCAGCACTCTTCTACAACGACAAAAGCAACACCTATTATTCATGTAGAAGTACAGGAAGAAACTCGTATCGTAACGCAAATGGACGAGTTTAACCGTGTGCTAGGCGGAGGTATTGTGCCTGACTCTCTTGTGTTAATCGGTGGGGACCCAGGTATCGGGAAATCGACCCTGTTATTGCAAGTATCGGCCCTATTATCAAACCAAGGAAAGCGTGTTTTATATATTTCAGGGGAAGAATCTGTGCGTCAAACGAAGTTACGAGCTGAACGTTTAGGTGTTAAATCAGCGGAGCTTTATATTTACTCTGAAACGAACTTAGAATTTTTAAATCAAACGATTGAAGAAGTACAGCCTAAGTTTGTAATTGTAGACTCGATTCAAACGGTACATCATCCTGAAGTGACGAGTGCACCAGGAAGCGTATCGCAAGTTCGTGAATGTACGGCGGAATTAATGCGAATCGCGAAAACGAAAAATATTGCTATCTTTTTAGTCGGACACGTAACGAAGGAAGGACAAATTGCCGGACCACGTATTTTGGAACATATGGTGGATACAGTTCTTTATTTTGAAGGGGAACGCCATCATAATCATCGTATTTTGCGTAGTCAAAAAAACCGTTTCGGGTCAACGAATGAAATCGCCATTTTTGAGATGCTTCAAGGTGGCTTAAAAGAAGTGTTAAATCCATCTGAATTATTTTTACAAGAACGTTCTCAAGGCGCACCAGGTTCGACAATTGTTGCCTCGATGGAAGGAACACGCCCAATCTTAGTTGAAATCCAATCTCTAGTGACGCCAACTAGCTTTAATTATCCAAAGCGAATGGCGACAGGGGTCGATCAAAACCGGGTGCAATTATTAATGGCGGTGCTAGAAAAGCGTATGGGGATGATGCTACAAGCACAGGATGCTTATATTAAAGTAGCAGGCGGTGTGAAGCTTGATGAACCTGCCATTGATTTAGCCGTATTAACAAGTATTGTCTCTAGTTTTAAAGATCAAGCAGTTCGCCCAACCGATTGCTTTATCGGTGAGGTTGGTTTAACAGGTGAGGTTCGTCGTGTGTCTCGTATTGAACAACGTGTCCAAGAAGCTGCAAAATTAGGGTTCCAGCGTGCCTTTATTCCAGCATCCAATATAGGCGGATGGGAGTTCCCGGCAGGAATCCAAGTCGTCGGAGTCGAAACGATAAGTGATTCGTTGCGAGCTTCATTTCAAGACTTATAA